From a single Solanum dulcamara chromosome 4, daSolDulc1.2, whole genome shotgun sequence genomic region:
- the LOC129886579 gene encoding acetyl-coenzyme A carboxylase carboxyl transferase subunit alpha, chloroplastic-like isoform X1: MAALSLAVVNCGKGRNAEDLSSEFVPHLSLGSEFLTKRLYGLNLKDLGNPKVRTRKKFRIGAAIKKWKKHDYPWPGDIEPDTKTPLKYLSYFKPLDEKPKPVTLAFEKPLVNLEKQLIEVRRMAEDTGLDFTDQIYALEAKYQQALKDLYTHLTPIQRLQIARHPNRPTVLDHLLNMTEKWVELHGDRAGYDDPAMVTGIGSIEGRSYLFIGHQKGRNTKENIMRNFAMPTPHGYRKALRMMKYADHHGFPIVTFVDTPGAFADLRSEELGQGEAIAYNLRAMFGLKVPIITVVTGEGGSGGALAIGCANKLLMLENSAFYVASPEACAAILWKSSQAAPKAAEKLRITAQEHYRLRIADGIIPEPLGGAHADPFWASQQIKHAILNAMVVIPSVYGNKPKELGRMNSEQLLHQRMLKFRSIGGFQEGIQVEPERKHNMKPSEANSPPADLESELANLRKKILEAKGPSDPVTIQVLEKLQEDLDSEMTKAFIAMGLENKIESLKLELQGAPIPDQPLNKSLQEKADKIMQEFKQKLSQPGAYLGLKQKLHTVNMAGRLIELKNKSEKIKAEVNQKIPTTVKDKIDRLKTASEKLRNGDSLDTNLAEEVEKAKKELEDVLRSANLEIVGMSKRTNVAAPPELEEEVAKVNEEIKDEIQRAVSRSGLSEKIEELKAEILKDSNSEKVKELETEIREGIAAALRVTPVKKKVESLREKLASLTKVDVESKVVAENGRW; the protein is encoded by the exons ATGGCCGCCTTATCTCTAGCAGTTGTGAATTGTGGAAAAGGAAGAAATGCAGAGGACCTGAGTTCTGAATTTGTGCCACACTTGTCTCTTGGGAGTGAGTTTCTTACCAAAAGGTTGTATGGCCTGAATTTGAAGGATTTGGGAAATCCCAAAGTGAGGACGAGGAAGAAGTTCCGCATTGGTGCTGCAATAAAAAAGTGGAAGAAGCATGATTACCCGTGGCCTGGTGATATTGAACCAGACACTAAGACACCCTTAAAGTATCTTTCCTACTTTAAGCCTCTTGATGAGAAACCGAAACCAGTCACACTTGCCTTTGAGAAGCCATTGGTTAATTTAGAGAAGCAGCTTATTGAG GTACGTAGAATGGCCGAAGACACTGGATTAGATTTCACTGATCAGATTTATGCTTTGGAAGCCAAGTATCAGCAG GCCCTGAAGGATTTGTACACTCATTTGACACCCATCCAACGGCTCCAAATTGCTCGACACCCTAATAGACCAACTGTTCTAGATCATTTACTAAATATGACAGAGAAG TGGGTAGAGCTCCATGGAGATCGTGCTGGCTATGATGATCCAGCCATGGTGACTGGCATTGGGAGCATTGAAGGTAGAAGTTACCTCTTCATTGGTCATCAGAAAGGTAGAAATACAAAAGAAAACATCATGCGGAACTTTGCAATGCCAACCCCTCATGG CTACAGAAAGGCTTTGAGAATGATGAAATATGCTGATCATCATGGCTTCCCTATTGTTACATTTGTAGACACTCCAGGTGCTTTTGCTGATTTAAGATCTGAAGAGCTAGGTCAG GGTGAGGCAATAGCCTATAATTTAAGGGCAATGTTTGGGCTGAAAGTTCCAATCATAACGGTTGTAACTGGTGAAGGTGGTTCAGGCGGCGCTCTTGCCATTGGATGTGCAAACAAGTTGTTAATGTTGGAAAACTCAGCATTTTATGTTGCTAG TCCTGAAGCTTGTGCTGCAATATTATGGAAATCTTCACAAGCAGCTCCAAAG GCAGCTGAGAAATTGAGGATCACAGCTCAGGAACATTACAGGCTCCGGATAGCGGATGGAATTATTCCT GAACCACTCGGTGGTGCCCATGCTGATCCTTTCTGGGCATCTCAGCAGATTAAACATGCTATTCTCAATGCCATGGTGGTAATACCTTCTGTCTATGGAAACAAACCAAAG GAACTTGGAAGGATGAATTCTGAACAATTGCTTCACCAACGGATGCTGAAATTTCGCTCTATTGGAGGTTTCCAAGAGGGCATTCAGGTTGAACCTGAAAGGAAGCACAACATGAAGCCATCTGAGGCTAACTCACCGCCTGCTGATTTGGAATCAGAGCTTGCAAATCTTAGGAAGAAGATTCTAGAAGCTAAGGGACCATCTGATCCTGTTACTATCCAAGTCCTTGAGAAGCTACAAGAAGATCTAGACTCTGAGATGACTAAAGCATTCATAGCTATGGGCTTGGAGAACAAGATTGAATCTCTTAAATTAGAGTTGCAAGGAGCTCCTATTCCGGATCAACCACTTAACAAGTCTTTGCAGGAGAAAGCCGATAAGATTATGCAAGAATTTAAGCAGAAGTTGTCACAACCTGGGGCGTATCTTGGTTTAAAGCAAAAGCTTCACACCGTGAATATGGCTGGCAGGCTCATTGAGCTGAAgaataaaagtgaaaaaataaaagcTGAAGTTAATCAGAAAATTCCAACAACTGTCAAAGACAAGATAGACCGTTTAAAGACAGCTTCAGAAAAGCTAAGAAATGGGGATTCTTTGGATACAAATCTTGCAGAGGAAGTAGAAAAAGCTAAGAAAGAGCTGGAGGATGTTCTAAGGTCAGCCAACCTGGAAATAGTCGGCATGAGCAAAAGGACAAATGTTGCTGCTCCTCCGGAATTGGAAGAGGAGGTGGCTAAAGTAAACGAGGAGATTAAGGATGAGATTCAAAGAGCAGTGTCTAGATCAGGTCTTAGCGAGAAGATTGAAGAGCTGAAGGCGGAGATTTTGAAGGACTCCAACTCAGAAAAGGTAAAAGAGCTGGAAACTGAGATAAGGGAGGGTATTGCTGCTGCCCTCAGGGTCACCCCTGTGAAGAAAAAGGTTGAAAGTTTGAGAGAGAAACTAGCATCACTCACCAAAGTTGATGTGGAAAGTAAAGTTGTTGCAGAAAATGGAAGATGGTGA
- the LOC129886579 gene encoding acetyl-coenzyme A carboxylase carboxyl transferase subunit alpha, chloroplastic-like isoform X2: MAALSLAVVNCGKGRNAEDLSSEFVPHLSLGSEFLTKRLYGLNLKDLGNPKVRTRKKFRIGAAIKKWKKHDYPWPGDIEPDTKTPLKYLSYFKPLDEKPKPVTLAFEKPLVNLEKQLIEVRRMAEDTGLDFTDQIYALEAKYQQALKDLYTHLTPIQRLQIARHPNRPTVLDHLLNMTEKWVELHGDRAGYDDPAMVTGIGSIEGRSYLFIGHQKGRNTKENIMRNFAMPTPHGYRKALRMMKYADHHGFPIVTFVDTPGAFADLRSEELGQGEAIAYNLRAMFGLKVPIITVVTGEGGSGGALAIGCANKLLMLENSAFYVASPEACAAILWKSSQAAPKAAEKLRITAQEHYRLRIADGIIPEPLGGAHADPFWASQQIKHAILNAMVELGRMNSEQLLHQRMLKFRSIGGFQEGIQVEPERKHNMKPSEANSPPADLESELANLRKKILEAKGPSDPVTIQVLEKLQEDLDSEMTKAFIAMGLENKIESLKLELQGAPIPDQPLNKSLQEKADKIMQEFKQKLSQPGAYLGLKQKLHTVNMAGRLIELKNKSEKIKAEVNQKIPTTVKDKIDRLKTASEKLRNGDSLDTNLAEEVEKAKKELEDVLRSANLEIVGMSKRTNVAAPPELEEEVAKVNEEIKDEIQRAVSRSGLSEKIEELKAEILKDSNSEKVKELETEIREGIAAALRVTPVKKKVESLREKLASLTKVDVESKVVAENGRW; encoded by the exons ATGGCCGCCTTATCTCTAGCAGTTGTGAATTGTGGAAAAGGAAGAAATGCAGAGGACCTGAGTTCTGAATTTGTGCCACACTTGTCTCTTGGGAGTGAGTTTCTTACCAAAAGGTTGTATGGCCTGAATTTGAAGGATTTGGGAAATCCCAAAGTGAGGACGAGGAAGAAGTTCCGCATTGGTGCTGCAATAAAAAAGTGGAAGAAGCATGATTACCCGTGGCCTGGTGATATTGAACCAGACACTAAGACACCCTTAAAGTATCTTTCCTACTTTAAGCCTCTTGATGAGAAACCGAAACCAGTCACACTTGCCTTTGAGAAGCCATTGGTTAATTTAGAGAAGCAGCTTATTGAG GTACGTAGAATGGCCGAAGACACTGGATTAGATTTCACTGATCAGATTTATGCTTTGGAAGCCAAGTATCAGCAG GCCCTGAAGGATTTGTACACTCATTTGACACCCATCCAACGGCTCCAAATTGCTCGACACCCTAATAGACCAACTGTTCTAGATCATTTACTAAATATGACAGAGAAG TGGGTAGAGCTCCATGGAGATCGTGCTGGCTATGATGATCCAGCCATGGTGACTGGCATTGGGAGCATTGAAGGTAGAAGTTACCTCTTCATTGGTCATCAGAAAGGTAGAAATACAAAAGAAAACATCATGCGGAACTTTGCAATGCCAACCCCTCATGG CTACAGAAAGGCTTTGAGAATGATGAAATATGCTGATCATCATGGCTTCCCTATTGTTACATTTGTAGACACTCCAGGTGCTTTTGCTGATTTAAGATCTGAAGAGCTAGGTCAG GGTGAGGCAATAGCCTATAATTTAAGGGCAATGTTTGGGCTGAAAGTTCCAATCATAACGGTTGTAACTGGTGAAGGTGGTTCAGGCGGCGCTCTTGCCATTGGATGTGCAAACAAGTTGTTAATGTTGGAAAACTCAGCATTTTATGTTGCTAG TCCTGAAGCTTGTGCTGCAATATTATGGAAATCTTCACAAGCAGCTCCAAAG GCAGCTGAGAAATTGAGGATCACAGCTCAGGAACATTACAGGCTCCGGATAGCGGATGGAATTATTCCT GAACCACTCGGTGGTGCCCATGCTGATCCTTTCTGGGCATCTCAGCAGATTAAACATGCTATTCTCAATGCCATGGTG GAACTTGGAAGGATGAATTCTGAACAATTGCTTCACCAACGGATGCTGAAATTTCGCTCTATTGGAGGTTTCCAAGAGGGCATTCAGGTTGAACCTGAAAGGAAGCACAACATGAAGCCATCTGAGGCTAACTCACCGCCTGCTGATTTGGAATCAGAGCTTGCAAATCTTAGGAAGAAGATTCTAGAAGCTAAGGGACCATCTGATCCTGTTACTATCCAAGTCCTTGAGAAGCTACAAGAAGATCTAGACTCTGAGATGACTAAAGCATTCATAGCTATGGGCTTGGAGAACAAGATTGAATCTCTTAAATTAGAGTTGCAAGGAGCTCCTATTCCGGATCAACCACTTAACAAGTCTTTGCAGGAGAAAGCCGATAAGATTATGCAAGAATTTAAGCAGAAGTTGTCACAACCTGGGGCGTATCTTGGTTTAAAGCAAAAGCTTCACACCGTGAATATGGCTGGCAGGCTCATTGAGCTGAAgaataaaagtgaaaaaataaaagcTGAAGTTAATCAGAAAATTCCAACAACTGTCAAAGACAAGATAGACCGTTTAAAGACAGCTTCAGAAAAGCTAAGAAATGGGGATTCTTTGGATACAAATCTTGCAGAGGAAGTAGAAAAAGCTAAGAAAGAGCTGGAGGATGTTCTAAGGTCAGCCAACCTGGAAATAGTCGGCATGAGCAAAAGGACAAATGTTGCTGCTCCTCCGGAATTGGAAGAGGAGGTGGCTAAAGTAAACGAGGAGATTAAGGATGAGATTCAAAGAGCAGTGTCTAGATCAGGTCTTAGCGAGAAGATTGAAGAGCTGAAGGCGGAGATTTTGAAGGACTCCAACTCAGAAAAGGTAAAAGAGCTGGAAACTGAGATAAGGGAGGGTATTGCTGCTGCCCTCAGGGTCACCCCTGTGAAGAAAAAGGTTGAAAGTTTGAGAGAGAAACTAGCATCACTCACCAAAGTTGATGTGGAAAGTAAAGTTGTTGCAGAAAATGGAAGATGGTGA